The Cellulophaga sp. L1A9 genome window below encodes:
- a CDS encoding NifU family protein yields MTSEELRLNVEKALEEIRPFLQSDGGDISLVSIDNDTSVKVKLEGACIGCSVNQMTLKSGVEMTIKKYAPQIEEVINIG; encoded by the coding sequence ATGACATCAGAAGAATTAAGATTAAATGTTGAAAAAGCGTTGGAAGAAATCCGACCTTTTTTACAAAGTGATGGTGGTGATATTTCATTAGTTTCTATTGATAATGATACTTCTGTTAAAGTTAAATTAGAAGGTGCTTGTATTGGGTGTTCTGTGAATCAGATGACCTTAAAGAGTGGTGTTGAAATGACCATAAAAAAGTATGCTCCTCAAATAGAAGAGGTCATAAATATAGGGTAG
- a CDS encoding MGMT family protein → MKEENQNFFQKVYEVAKLIPHGRVTSYGAIAKYLGAARSARMVGWAMNASHNMEDIPAHRVVNKKGLLTGKHHFDGTNLMQQLLENEGVEVVENQIQNLDVLFWDPFLELNTEL, encoded by the coding sequence ATGAAAGAAGAGAATCAAAATTTCTTTCAGAAAGTCTATGAAGTGGCCAAGTTAATCCCACATGGTCGTGTTACCTCGTATGGTGCAATTGCAAAATATTTGGGTGCTGCCAGAAGCGCACGTATGGTGGGTTGGGCAATGAATGCCTCTCATAATATGGAAGATATTCCTGCACACAGAGTAGTTAATAAAAAAGGGTTGTTAACAGGGAAGCATCATTTTGATGGAACTAACCTTATGCAACAACTTTTAGAAAACGAAGGTGTGGAAGTGGTAGAAAACCAAATACAAAATCTGGATGTGCTTTTTTGGGATCCATTTTTAGAGTTAAATACGGAGCTTTAA
- a CDS encoding Mrp/NBP35 family ATP-binding protein has translation MKLEKKDVLKALEQITVPGEGKNMVESGAVKNIQIFGDEVEIDVTIANPSLQARKKTEVEILKIIHKEVYEKAKIKINVKVEAPAAADKPKTNEIKGKPLPGIKNIIAIASGKGGVGKSTVTANLAVTLAKMGFKVGLLDADIYGPSMPIMFDVAMEKPLAVTIEGKSKMKPVESYGVKLLSIGFFTQPNQAVIWRGPMASKALNQMIFDAHWGEIDFMLIDLPPGTGDIHLSIMQAMPVTGAVVVSTPQEVALADARKGVAMFQQDSINVPVLGIVENMAYFTPEELPDNKYYIFGKEGAKHLSEDLKVPFLGEIPLVQSIREAGDVGRPAAMQEGTPIANAFEEITKNVVQEVVNRNEELPPTEAIKITTMAGCSPVKKK, from the coding sequence ATGAAATTAGAAAAAAAAGATGTTCTTAAAGCTTTAGAGCAAATTACAGTACCAGGAGAAGGTAAAAACATGGTAGAAAGCGGTGCTGTAAAAAATATTCAAATTTTTGGTGATGAAGTAGAGATAGACGTTACCATAGCCAACCCAAGTCTTCAAGCAAGAAAAAAGACAGAAGTTGAAATTTTAAAGATCATCCATAAAGAGGTTTACGAAAAAGCGAAAATAAAAATTAACGTTAAGGTAGAAGCTCCTGCAGCTGCAGATAAGCCTAAGACTAACGAAATAAAAGGGAAGCCACTTCCTGGAATTAAAAATATTATAGCTATTGCCTCAGGGAAAGGTGGTGTAGGGAAATCTACAGTGACTGCAAATTTAGCGGTAACCTTAGCTAAAATGGGTTTTAAGGTTGGTTTATTAGATGCCGATATTTACGGGCCATCAATGCCAATCATGTTTGATGTTGCTATGGAGAAACCTTTAGCAGTAACGATAGAAGGTAAGTCTAAAATGAAACCCGTAGAAAGTTATGGTGTTAAGTTGCTTTCTATAGGCTTTTTTACCCAGCCTAATCAAGCAGTTATATGGAGAGGGCCAATGGCGTCTAAAGCATTAAATCAAATGATTTTTGATGCACATTGGGGAGAAATAGACTTTATGTTGATTGATTTACCTCCAGGAACAGGAGATATTCATTTGAGTATCATGCAAGCAATGCCAGTTACTGGTGCTGTAGTGGTAAGTACTCCGCAGGAGGTTGCTTTGGCAGATGCGCGTAAGGGTGTTGCCATGTTTCAACAAGACTCTATTAACGTTCCGGTGTTAGGTATCGTTGAAAATATGGCGTATTTTACACCAGAAGAGCTTCCGGATAATAAGTATTATATTTTTGGAAAAGAAGGTGCTAAGCATTTATCTGAGGATTTGAAGGTGCCATTTTTAGGAGAGATTCCTTTAGTGCAAAGCATACGAGAAGCAGGGGATGTTGGTAGGCCAGCGGCAATGCAAGAAGGAACGCCAATAGCGAATGCTTTTGAAGAAATTACTAAAAATGTGGTGCAAGAAGTAGTGAACAGAAATGAAGAGCTACCGCCTACAGAGGCAATTAAAATAACTACTATGGCAGGTTGTTCGCCGGTAAAAAAGAAATAA
- a CDS encoding 2Fe-2S iron-sulfur cluster-binding protein, with amino-acid sequence MADIKIKIIDREGVAHEVDAPTDMNMNVMELVRAYELAPEGTIGVCGGMAMCASCQCYVLNDVSLPEKSDDEDAMLAEAFNVKDNSRLGCQIHLTDDLEGLEIELAPES; translated from the coding sequence ATGGCCGATATAAAAATAAAAATTATAGATCGAGAAGGGGTCGCACACGAAGTAGATGCGCCAACAGATATGAACATGAATGTTATGGAATTGGTTCGTGCTTACGAATTAGCTCCAGAAGGTACTATTGGTGTTTGTGGTGGGATGGCAATGTGCGCTTCTTGCCAATGTTATGTGTTAAATGATGTATCCTTACCAGAAAAATCTGATGATGAAGATGCTATGTTAGCAGAAGCTTTTAATGTTAAAGATAACAGCCGTTTAGGATGTCAAATTCACCTTACGGACGATTTAGAAGGCTTAGAAATAGAATTAGCTCCAGAGAGTTAG